Proteins co-encoded in one Neovison vison isolate M4711 chromosome 9, ASM_NN_V1, whole genome shotgun sequence genomic window:
- the ZFAND5 gene encoding AN1-type zinc finger protein 5 gives MAQETNQTPGPMLCSTGCGFYGNPRTNGMCSVCYKEHLQRQQNSGRMSPMGTASGSNSPTSDSASVQRADTSLNNCEGAAGSTSEKSRNVPVAALPVTQQMTEMSISREDKITTPKTEVSEPVVTQPSPSVSQPSTSQGEEKAPELPKPKKNRCFMCRKKVGLTGFDCRCGNLFCGLHRYSDKHNCPYDYKAEAAAKIRKENPVVVAEKIQRI, from the exons ATGGCTCAGGAGACTAACCAGACTCCAGGGCCCATGCTGTGTAGTACAGGATGTGGCTTTTATGGGAATCCTAGGACAAATGGAATGTGTTCCGTTTGCTACAAAGAACATCTTCAGAGGCAGCAGAATAGTGGCAGAATGAGCCCAATGG gaacagCTAGTGGTTCCAACAGTCCTACCTCAGATTCTGCATCTGTACAGAGAGCAGACACTAGTTTAAACAACTGTGAAGGTGCTGCTGGCAGCACATCTGAAAAATCAAG AAATGTGCCTGTGGCTGCCTTGCCTGTAACTCAGCAAATGACAGAAATGAGCATTTCGAGAGAGGACAAAATAACTACCCCGAAAACAGAGGTGTCAGAGCCAG TTGTCACTCAGCCCAGTCCATCAGTTTCTCAGCCCAGTACTTCTCAAGGTGAAGAAAAAGCTCCTGAGTTGCCCAAACCAAAGAAGAACAGATGTTTTATGTGCAGAAAGAAAGTTGGCCTTACAG GGTTTGACTGCCGATGTGGAAATTTGTTTTGTGGACTTCACCGTTATTCTGACAAGCACAACTGTCCTTACGATTACAAAGCAGAAGCTGCagcaaaaatcagaaaagagaatCCAGTTGTTGTGGCTGAAAAAATCCAGAGAATATAA